One window from the genome of Eucalyptus grandis isolate ANBG69807.140 chromosome 7, ASM1654582v1, whole genome shotgun sequence encodes:
- the LOC104452470 gene encoding uncharacterized protein LOC104452470 isoform X2 — protein MGNSRSKPESIEQRRRHSSETRASPPPQAFHLAPASVSGTPQPVEELEICYDDIEGGPPEYGGKVLMLGGLGLMEPPEVTQWQTYTEIYLMENRLTELPENPRCPVLLVLFLNRNYKLRTISLSFFDYMPALEILNLSRTRIKSLPESLFGLSCLKRLFLTHCEMLSVLPPKIGELQQLEVLDMEGTEIMDLPQEVAKLTKLTCLELSFCPRVNWGTKSAKANALIPQGTLSTLSQLEELSIDVNPDDERWESVVEAIIDDVCGLISLDTLKLYLPQVEHLRKFKWFGTSKVCRLLSHFKFIVGSHDERIMSCLPVDLEFEIERWDRSLKYVNGVGVPIDIQKMLRHATAFFLDRHMDVTKLSDFGIENMEQLKCCIIGECNEIRVFIDGTDMYDEADRSEIVSETGEDDKRFLRSLEYLYVYHMKSLRCIYVGPLHRGSLSHLKCLALVTCPQLTTIFTPDLLKNLDSLEELRVEDCSHVSSLVTQEDTSIDDSTHFLPNMKRISLFSLPELISISSGLRIAPNLERMSIIDCPNLKSSSPDEICCNHLAGTKPQSIPNDASREQPAPTVVSSTTTVNADRSTFKLKREPKVASRLRKFKFNDLKLAARNFSAASLLGKGGFGCVRGFTNEVSIVAPQLRKFSLKDLKLATRKFSPEGLLGQDDSFRVFKGWIEENGTAPARPGTGLTVTVKIFERHGQPAHEEWLAEVSILGHLVHPNLVKLIGYCVEVDQRLLVYEYMQRGSLPNHLFESCVGETQPLPWSTRMKIALGAAKGLAFLHGEAELQVIFRDFKTSKILLDADYNVKLSGLEFAKIVPEGDDSDTTQLVGTFGYIDPEYIYTGNVTVKSDVYGFGVVLLEILTGRKAIDRTREEPHLVMYARLHMEEEKSLCELMDPRLGNKYSEKCAQIALQLAARCLRPDPEARPWMSEVVEVLKNIPDLPYMASPLNIQDKRGSPSSGIACKLEPR, from the exons ATGGGGAACAGCAGAAGCAAGCCAGAGTCGATAGAGCAGCGGAGACGCCATAGCAGTGAGACGCGAGCAAGTCCTCCGCCGCAGGCCTTCCATTTAGCTCCTGCTTCGGTTTCAG GTACACCGCAACCGGTGGAGGAACTTGAGATATGTTATGACGACATCGAAGGTGGTCCACCTGAATATGGCGGCAAGGTGCTTATGCTTGGGGGTCTAGGATTGATGGAGCCTCCGGAGGTCACACAATGGCAGACTTACACGGAGATCTACTTGATGGAAAACCGGTTAACTGAGTTGCCCGAGAACCCTCGGTGTCCTGTACTCTTGGTCTTGTTTCTAAATAGAAATTACAAACTCAGAACAATTAGTCTGTCTTTCTTTGATTACATGCCGGCTCTTGAAATCCTGAATTTATCCAGAACACGAATCAAGTCCTTGCCGGAGTCTCTGTTTGGGTTAAGCTGCCTAAAAAGACTATTCTTAACTCACTGTGAGATGCTGAGCGTGTTACCTCCAAAAATTGGAGAACTTCAGCAGCTTGAGGTGCTTGATATGGAAGGGACTGAGATCATGGATCTGCCCCAGGAGGTTGCAAAGCTAACAAAGCTCACTTGCCTAGAATTATCCTTTTGTCCACGCGTAAATTGGGGCACAAAATCTGCGAAAGCGAATGCATTGATTCCTCAAGGCACTCTTTCCACACTATCTCAACTAGAAGAATTAAGTATTGATGTAAATCCAGATGATGAGAGGTGGGAGAGTGTTGTGGAAGCTATTATTGACGACGTTTGTGGCTTGATAAGTCTGGATACACTTAAACTGTACCTTCCACAAGTGGAACATCTGAGGAAATTCAAATGGTTTGGTACATCCAAGGTATGTAGATTGTTGtcacatttcaaattcattgtTGGCAGTCATGATGAACGCATCATGTCTTGTCTCCCGGTGGATCTTGAGTTTGAAATAGAACGCTGGGATAGATCCCTGAAATATGTAAATGGTGTCGGGGTGCCTATAGATATCCAGAAGATGCTTCGGCATGCTACTGCATTTTTCTTAGACCGCCATATGGATGTCACTAAGCTATCTGATTTTGGGATTGAGAACATGGAGCAACTGAAATGCTGCATAATTGGGGAGTGTAATGAGATTCGGGTTTTTATTGATGGAACTGACATGTATGATGAAGCTGATAGAAGTGAAATTGTATCAGAAACAGGGGAGGATGACAAGAGGTTTCTCAGGTCACTTGAATATCTCTATGTATATCATATGAAGAGTTTGAGGTGCATTTATGTGGGGCCGCTGCATCGAGGATCCTTGTCTCATCTTAAATGCTTGGCCTTAGTCACATGCCCTCAGTTGACTACCATATTTACACCTGACCTACTGAAAAACCTTGATAGCTTAGAAGAGCTCAGAGTCGAAGACTGCTCACATGTCTCAAGTTTAGTGACACAGGAAGATACTTCTATTGACGACAGTACTCACTTTCTCCCCAACATGAAAAGGATATCCCTATTCTCATTGCCAGAGCTCATTAGCATTTCCAGTGGCTTACGCATCGCACCAAACTTGGAACGAATGAGCATTATCGATTGTCCAAATCTCAAGAGTTCATCACCTGATGAAATCTGTTGCAATCATCTGGCAGGGACTAAAC CACAAAGCATTCCAAATGATGCAAGCAGAGAGCAGCCTGCTCCTACTGTGGTTTCGTCTACAACCACTGTTAATGCAGACCGTTCAACTTTTAAACTCAAAAGGGAACCTAAAGTTGCTTCTCGGCTGcggaaattcaaatttaatgatCTTAAGTTAGCTGCTAGAAACTTTAGTGCTGCAAGTCTTCTTGGTAAAGGTGGTTTTGGCTGTGTACGTGGATTTACAAATGAGGTTTCTATAGTCGCTCCTCAGCTGCGGAAATTTTCATTAAAGGATCTTAAGTTAGCTACAAGAAAATTTAGTCCTGAGGGTCTGCTCGGTCAAGATGATTCTTTCCGAGTCTTTAAGGGTTGGATTGAAGAAAATGGGACTGCTCCTGCAAGGCCTGGCACTGGGCTGACTGTCACTGTTAAGATTTTCGAGCGTCATGGGCAGCCGGCTCATGAAGAATGGCTG GCTGAAGTGAGTATTCTTGGTCATCTAGTGCATCCAAATTTGGTAAAGTTAATTGGATATTGCGTGGAAGTCGACCAAAGGCTGCTTGTATATGAGTATATGCAACGAGGGAGCTTGCCTAATCACCTCTTTGAAA GCTGTGTAGGAGAGACTCAGCCTCTCCCCTGGTCTACCAGGATGAAAATAGCACTGGGTGCTGCAAAGGGtcttgcttttcttcatgggGAAGCAGAACTGCAAGTGATATTTCGTGATTTTAAAACTTCCAAGATCCTATTAGATGCC GACTACAATGTCAAGCTTTCTGGTTTagaatttgcaaaaattgttcccgagggAGATGACTCTGACACCACCCAACTCGTTGGAACATTTGGCTATATCGACCCGGAATACATCTATACTG GTAATGTCACAGTAAAGAGTGATGTCTATGGTTTTGGTGTGGTTCTTTTGGAAATCCTGACCGGAAGAAAAGCCATTGATCGTACTCGTGAGGAACCTCACCTTGTTATGTACGCTCGGTTACAtatggaagaggaaaaaagttTGTGCGAATTGATGGATCCAAGGCTCGGAAATAAATACTCAGAAAAATGTGCCCAGATTGCTTTGCAGTTGGCTGCTCGCTGCCTTAGACCAGATCCAGAAGCTCGTCCCTGGATGAGTGAAGTTGTCGAAGTTTTGAAAAATATCCCAGATCTTCCATATATGGCAAGTCCATTAAATATTCAGGACAAGAGAGGAAGCCCTAGCAGTGGAATCGCATGCAAACTTGAACCACGGTGA
- the LOC104452470 gene encoding uncharacterized protein LOC104452470 isoform X1 — protein sequence MGNSRSKPESIEQRRRHSSETRASPPPQAFHLAPASVSGSSVEASPPPQAFDLGPASVSGTPQPVEELEICYDDIEGGPPEYGGKVLMLGGLGLMEPPEVTQWQTYTEIYLMENRLTELPENPRCPVLLVLFLNRNYKLRTISLSFFDYMPALEILNLSRTRIKSLPESLFGLSCLKRLFLTHCEMLSVLPPKIGELQQLEVLDMEGTEIMDLPQEVAKLTKLTCLELSFCPRVNWGTKSAKANALIPQGTLSTLSQLEELSIDVNPDDERWESVVEAIIDDVCGLISLDTLKLYLPQVEHLRKFKWFGTSKVCRLLSHFKFIVGSHDERIMSCLPVDLEFEIERWDRSLKYVNGVGVPIDIQKMLRHATAFFLDRHMDVTKLSDFGIENMEQLKCCIIGECNEIRVFIDGTDMYDEADRSEIVSETGEDDKRFLRSLEYLYVYHMKSLRCIYVGPLHRGSLSHLKCLALVTCPQLTTIFTPDLLKNLDSLEELRVEDCSHVSSLVTQEDTSIDDSTHFLPNMKRISLFSLPELISISSGLRIAPNLERMSIIDCPNLKSSSPDEICCNHLAGTKPQSIPNDASREQPAPTVVSSTTTVNADRSTFKLKREPKVASRLRKFKFNDLKLAARNFSAASLLGKGGFGCVRGFTNEVSIVAPQLRKFSLKDLKLATRKFSPEGLLGQDDSFRVFKGWIEENGTAPARPGTGLTVTVKIFERHGQPAHEEWLAEVSILGHLVHPNLVKLIGYCVEVDQRLLVYEYMQRGSLPNHLFESCVGETQPLPWSTRMKIALGAAKGLAFLHGEAELQVIFRDFKTSKILLDADYNVKLSGLEFAKIVPEGDDSDTTQLVGTFGYIDPEYIYTGNVTVKSDVYGFGVVLLEILTGRKAIDRTREEPHLVMYARLHMEEEKSLCELMDPRLGNKYSEKCAQIALQLAARCLRPDPEARPWMSEVVEVLKNIPDLPYMASPLNIQDKRGSPSSGIACKLEPR from the exons ATGGGGAACAGCAGAAGCAAGCCAGAGTCGATAGAGCAGCGGAGACGCCATAGCAGTGAGACGCGAGCAAGTCCTCCGCCGCAGGCCTTCCATTTAGCTCCTGCTTCGGTTTCAGGTTCGTCTGTTGAAGCAAGTCCTCCGCCGCAGGCCTTCGATTTAGGTCCTGCTTCGGTTTCAG GTACACCGCAACCGGTGGAGGAACTTGAGATATGTTATGACGACATCGAAGGTGGTCCACCTGAATATGGCGGCAAGGTGCTTATGCTTGGGGGTCTAGGATTGATGGAGCCTCCGGAGGTCACACAATGGCAGACTTACACGGAGATCTACTTGATGGAAAACCGGTTAACTGAGTTGCCCGAGAACCCTCGGTGTCCTGTACTCTTGGTCTTGTTTCTAAATAGAAATTACAAACTCAGAACAATTAGTCTGTCTTTCTTTGATTACATGCCGGCTCTTGAAATCCTGAATTTATCCAGAACACGAATCAAGTCCTTGCCGGAGTCTCTGTTTGGGTTAAGCTGCCTAAAAAGACTATTCTTAACTCACTGTGAGATGCTGAGCGTGTTACCTCCAAAAATTGGAGAACTTCAGCAGCTTGAGGTGCTTGATATGGAAGGGACTGAGATCATGGATCTGCCCCAGGAGGTTGCAAAGCTAACAAAGCTCACTTGCCTAGAATTATCCTTTTGTCCACGCGTAAATTGGGGCACAAAATCTGCGAAAGCGAATGCATTGATTCCTCAAGGCACTCTTTCCACACTATCTCAACTAGAAGAATTAAGTATTGATGTAAATCCAGATGATGAGAGGTGGGAGAGTGTTGTGGAAGCTATTATTGACGACGTTTGTGGCTTGATAAGTCTGGATACACTTAAACTGTACCTTCCACAAGTGGAACATCTGAGGAAATTCAAATGGTTTGGTACATCCAAGGTATGTAGATTGTTGtcacatttcaaattcattgtTGGCAGTCATGATGAACGCATCATGTCTTGTCTCCCGGTGGATCTTGAGTTTGAAATAGAACGCTGGGATAGATCCCTGAAATATGTAAATGGTGTCGGGGTGCCTATAGATATCCAGAAGATGCTTCGGCATGCTACTGCATTTTTCTTAGACCGCCATATGGATGTCACTAAGCTATCTGATTTTGGGATTGAGAACATGGAGCAACTGAAATGCTGCATAATTGGGGAGTGTAATGAGATTCGGGTTTTTATTGATGGAACTGACATGTATGATGAAGCTGATAGAAGTGAAATTGTATCAGAAACAGGGGAGGATGACAAGAGGTTTCTCAGGTCACTTGAATATCTCTATGTATATCATATGAAGAGTTTGAGGTGCATTTATGTGGGGCCGCTGCATCGAGGATCCTTGTCTCATCTTAAATGCTTGGCCTTAGTCACATGCCCTCAGTTGACTACCATATTTACACCTGACCTACTGAAAAACCTTGATAGCTTAGAAGAGCTCAGAGTCGAAGACTGCTCACATGTCTCAAGTTTAGTGACACAGGAAGATACTTCTATTGACGACAGTACTCACTTTCTCCCCAACATGAAAAGGATATCCCTATTCTCATTGCCAGAGCTCATTAGCATTTCCAGTGGCTTACGCATCGCACCAAACTTGGAACGAATGAGCATTATCGATTGTCCAAATCTCAAGAGTTCATCACCTGATGAAATCTGTTGCAATCATCTGGCAGGGACTAAAC CACAAAGCATTCCAAATGATGCAAGCAGAGAGCAGCCTGCTCCTACTGTGGTTTCGTCTACAACCACTGTTAATGCAGACCGTTCAACTTTTAAACTCAAAAGGGAACCTAAAGTTGCTTCTCGGCTGcggaaattcaaatttaatgatCTTAAGTTAGCTGCTAGAAACTTTAGTGCTGCAAGTCTTCTTGGTAAAGGTGGTTTTGGCTGTGTACGTGGATTTACAAATGAGGTTTCTATAGTCGCTCCTCAGCTGCGGAAATTTTCATTAAAGGATCTTAAGTTAGCTACAAGAAAATTTAGTCCTGAGGGTCTGCTCGGTCAAGATGATTCTTTCCGAGTCTTTAAGGGTTGGATTGAAGAAAATGGGACTGCTCCTGCAAGGCCTGGCACTGGGCTGACTGTCACTGTTAAGATTTTCGAGCGTCATGGGCAGCCGGCTCATGAAGAATGGCTG GCTGAAGTGAGTATTCTTGGTCATCTAGTGCATCCAAATTTGGTAAAGTTAATTGGATATTGCGTGGAAGTCGACCAAAGGCTGCTTGTATATGAGTATATGCAACGAGGGAGCTTGCCTAATCACCTCTTTGAAA GCTGTGTAGGAGAGACTCAGCCTCTCCCCTGGTCTACCAGGATGAAAATAGCACTGGGTGCTGCAAAGGGtcttgcttttcttcatgggGAAGCAGAACTGCAAGTGATATTTCGTGATTTTAAAACTTCCAAGATCCTATTAGATGCC GACTACAATGTCAAGCTTTCTGGTTTagaatttgcaaaaattgttcccgagggAGATGACTCTGACACCACCCAACTCGTTGGAACATTTGGCTATATCGACCCGGAATACATCTATACTG GTAATGTCACAGTAAAGAGTGATGTCTATGGTTTTGGTGTGGTTCTTTTGGAAATCCTGACCGGAAGAAAAGCCATTGATCGTACTCGTGAGGAACCTCACCTTGTTATGTACGCTCGGTTACAtatggaagaggaaaaaagttTGTGCGAATTGATGGATCCAAGGCTCGGAAATAAATACTCAGAAAAATGTGCCCAGATTGCTTTGCAGTTGGCTGCTCGCTGCCTTAGACCAGATCCAGAAGCTCGTCCCTGGATGAGTGAAGTTGTCGAAGTTTTGAAAAATATCCCAGATCTTCCATATATGGCAAGTCCATTAAATATTCAGGACAAGAGAGGAAGCCCTAGCAGTGGAATCGCATGCAAACTTGAACCACGGTGA